The genomic interval TGGAGGTCAAGGAGCAGTCGCAGAACCTCATCACGTTCGTCTCCTTCCGCGATCTCGACGCGCAGGAACCCCTCGAAGAGCTCCCGCCCGTGAAGATCGGAGGGCTGGACATCGCCCTGAACATCGACATCAACAACGACGTCAAGGCCGCCGTCGACCTCTCCACCGACGGCAGCAACCGCATCGACCTCCGCGGCGGAGGGAACCTCGCCTACACGATGAACCCCCTGGGCGACATGCGTCTCGCAGGGAAATATGTCCTCTCGGGCGGAAACGTCAGGTACAACCCGCCCGTCATCGCACAGAAAGTTTTCAGGATCAAGGAGGGCAGCTACGTAGAATGGATCGGCGACCCCGCCGACCCGTCGTTCAACATCACCGCCGTGGAGAGCATCCGCACAACCGTCTCCTCCTCGTCCGACGGTCAGGATGCCCGGGCGGTGAATTTCGACATCTCGATCAATATCCGCAACACGCTCACCGACCTGGCCATCAGCTTCGACCTCGCGGCGCCCGAGGACCTCACGATGCAGAACCAACTCAACTCCCTCACCGCCGAACAGCGGGCCAATCAGGCCATGAACCTACTGATATACAACACCTACACCGGGCCCGGGACCACCGCCAAGGTCAGCTCCGAAAACCCGCTCAACACCTTTATCCAGAACGAACTGAACCAGTGGGCGCAAAACAGCCTCAAGGGTGTGGACCTCTCCTTCGGAATCGACTCCTACGGCCAGGATGACCCCAACGGGCAGCGGACCGACTACTCCTACCGCCTCTCCAAGAACCTCTTCAGCGACCGCATCCGCGCCGTCATCGGAGGCAAGTTCAGCACCGACACCGACCCGACCCAGAACCTCAAGGAGAACCTCATCGACGACATCTCGATCGAATACATGCTCGACAAACGCGACAACATGTACATCCGCCTCTTCCGGCACACCGGTTACGAAAGCATCCTCGAAGGCGAAATTACCGAAACCGGCGTCGGATTCGTCATCCGCAAACGGATCTCACGGCTCGGGGACCTCTTCCGGTCGTCGAAACCCAAACCCCAAAAACAGGTACGACATGAAGACGAGGCTCAATAGAATCCGGGGCGTACTCACCGCCGTGGGGCTGCTGCTGCTCGGAGCCTGCTCCACAACCCGCCGTATCCCGGAGGGCGAGGTCCTCTACACCGGGGTGAAACACTTCCGCATCCTCCCCGATTCGGGGGTCGTACTCTCCGCCGAGGCCGAAAGCGCCGCCCGCGAACCCCTCTCCGTGGCTCCCAACAACCCGCTCTACAGCCCCTATCTGCGCACCCCCTTCCCGACCGGACTGTGGGCCTGGAACTACTGCTACACACCCCGCGAAAAGGGATTCAAATACTGGTTCTACAAACGGCTGGCCAAAGAGCCCGTCCTCCTCTCGAGGGTCCAGCCCGCAGTCCGCACCCGGGTCGCCGAACAGGCCCTCGAAAACCACGGCTATTTCGGCTCCCGCATCTCGGACTCCCTGCGCTACCGCAAGCACGGGCGCAAAGCAAAGGTCGACTACACACTCCGCATCGCACGACCCTGGTACTACGGCAGCGTCGAGTATCCGAAGGTCAACCCGACGATGGAGCCCCTGATCGACAGCCTCCGCGCCACCTCGCTGATCCGATCCGGCGCGCAGTACAACCTCGATACGCTGACCGCCGAACAGCAGCGGATCACCGGAATCCTCCGAAACCGCGGATACTACTACTTCCGCCCCGAATACCTCGAATACCTCGCCGATACGACCCAGCGCCGCCAACAGGTCGACCTGCGGCTGAATCTGAAACCCAATCTCCCGGCCACGGCCCTCAAGCCCTATCGTGTGGGGGATGTCACCGTGCGTCTCCGGAACCTTCAGCCCGGGCCCGTCGATACGCTCCGCATCCGCAACGCCACGGTATTCGCCCAGCAACCCATGAAGATCCGGCCTCGGCTCCTCGCCCGGACCCTCACCCTCGAACCCGGCGAGCTCTTTACCGTCGAGGCCCAGAACCGGACCCAAACCGAACTCAACAAGCTCGGCATCTTCCGATCCGTCAGCCTCTCGGTCACACCGCTCGATTCGCTGCGCGGCGGGGACTCGCTCGACGTCGCCATCGACGCCCGGTTCGACTACCCGCTGGAGGTCGCACTCGAAACCGATGTCACCTCCAAGTCAAACAGCTTCATCGGACCCGGTATCGCCCTCAAGGTCAGCAACAATAACCTCTTCCGCGGCGGCGAGGTCCTCGATGTCAAGCTGAACGGATCCTACGAGTGGCAGACCGGAAACAAAAACTCCGGAGGACGCTCCTCGCGGCTCAACTCCTATGAGCTGGGGCTCAATGCGAACCTGAACCTCCCCCGGCTGCTGCTGCCCCGCGAGTGGGTCCGCAGGATGCGCTATCCCGGAAGCACCTCGTTCCAGCTGGGTGTCGACCTGATGAACCGGCCCCGTTTCTTTCACCTGATTGCCTTCAGCGGGTCGGCAGGATACAATTTCCAGACATCCCCCTACAGCCACCACGCCCTCACGGTCTTCAAACTCACCTACAACCGGCTGCTCCATACCACCGCCAGTTTCGACCAGACCATGGAGGAGAACCCCTCCATCGCCATGAGTTTCCGGAACCAGTTCGTACCCTCGATCAGTTATACCTACACCTTCGACAAAACCTACGGCGCAACCGGAAACCGCCGCTTCTACTGGCAGAACAGCCTCACATCCGCCGGGAACCTCCTCGCCGGAATCCTGCGCGCCTGCGGCGAACGACAACCCCAACTCCTCTTCGGCAACCAGTTCTCGCAGTTCGTCAAGGAGGTCAGCGAAGTGAAGTTCTACCACCGCATCGGCCGCCGCAACAACTGGCTCGCAACCCGCTTCCTCGTCGGCGTGGGGTATGCCTACGGAAACTCCGAGGTGATGCCCTACAGCGAACAGTTCTACATCGGAGGAGCAAACAGCATCCGCGCCTTCACCGTCCGCTCCATAGGCCCCGGCAGCTACCGCCCGCCCGCCGACGACAGCGACGGATATCTCGACCAGACCGGCGATTTCAAACTCGAAGCCAATATCGAATACCGGTTCGGGATCATGGGACGTCTGAACGGCGCCGTCTTCCTCGACGCTGGAAATGTCTGGCTGCTGAAAAACGACCCCAAACGTCCGGGAGCCGAACTCAAATGGAAAGGACTGCTCAATGAAATCGCACTCGGAACCGGATTCGGGCTGCGCTACGACATCAGTTATCTGGTCATCCGCGCAGACCTCGGGATCGGCATCCACACCCCCTATCCCAATCCCGACAAACGGGGCTATTACAACATCTCCAGTTTCAGGGACGGGCTGGGATTCCACCTCGCCATCGGGTATCCCTTCTGAGTCGGGCTGGCCGAAGGAGCAGGCTGGCCGGGCTGGCCGAACCGGACCGGGCAGACCGAAAGGATCAGAAAGGCAGGAAGAAGGCTGAAAAGGGCCTAAGAAGCCGGACAGGAGAGGCGGAAAAGAAGAGGCCGGAGAGAAGGCCGGAGGACGCAAAAGAGAACCGGAAGAGGGGCGGAAAAGGATCGGAAGAGGGCCGGGAGGTTGGCCGGAAAGTTGGTCGAAAGGTTGGCCGGAAGGTTGGCCGGAACAAGTTGCAGCGGCTCCACCCCGCGGCCCGCACTAAAACGGATAACCCACCCCGAAGTTCAGCGCCGTATTCTTCCACTTGAAGTTGTGGATCCAACGCTCGCCCGCCGGATTGTTCGGATTGTGAAGCTGGATGCCCCAGTCGAGGCGCAGCACCGCAAACTTGATGTCGAAACGAAGACCCAGACCCGTGTTGAAACCCAACTGCCGGTAGAAACGGTCGAAATGGAAAACCGCATCGTCCGAATACTCGTTCGGATTCTGGCGGATATACCAGATGTTGCCCACGTCGAAGAACGTCGCACCGTGGATCATGCCCCAGATCGGGAAACGCAGTTCCAGATTCGCCTCCAGTTTCACATCGCCCGTCTGCACCGGGAAGGCGTTGTGCGGATTCGCCACCGAACCCTGACCCAGCGTTCGCGGCGCCCAGCCCCGCATACCGTTGCTGCCGCCGCAGTAGAACTGGCGATCGAACGGAACCGACTCCGAATTCCCGTAGGCCATCGCCACACCGCCGTAGAGGTGTCCGACCAGTGCCGTCACGTCCCCCAGCATGATTTTACGGCTCACACTCAGGTCCGTCCGGAAATACTGCGAATACTGGATGCCGAAGATCGTATAGTAGTCCTTCCCGGCCGCCGGGGAGAAAAAGGCGTGCTCCACGGCATCGATCAGGTTGCCCGCCGTCTCGCCGTTGAAACGGACCGTCGTGGCGTTGCCCCCGAAGTTCTTCCGCTGGTTGTTGTAGCTGTAGCCGAACGACAGTCCCCCGATGAACTGCGTGCTGAAACTGTTGATCAGGTATTTGTTCTGCGTGCTCCCCAGAAACTCCGGGTCCACCGGCCGGGTCATGTCGATCACGTTGATGTCGATCGGCCGCAGCGAGAAACTCGAATAGCGGTTGTTCGTCCACAGATATGTCAGACCCGCACTCGACAGCGTCCGCGCATAGTAGGGACGGTCCTGGAAATTCACCGAAATCTCGATCTTCGTCCGGGGCTGGTTCACGTTCCGAAAGCGGCGCATGTGCCACGGCGCCAGGAACCGCGGGAAGGTCAGGCCCGCCGTGATTCCGAACTCCGTGGCCCGTTTCTTCCGCGCATCCGGGGCCTTCATGAACTCGTATCCCGCCGTGAACGACATGTCGAAAGACTCCGCACCCCGGAAAATATTCCGGTTCTGGTAACCCACCGTGGCCTTCAGTCCGTAGAAACTCGACGTCGTGCTCCCTTCGAGGTCCACTTTCACGCTCTGGCGCAGCGTCGGCGTACAGAGGATGTTGCACGTCAGATAACCCTCCCGCGTATAGAGCGTCGTCTGCGTGGAGTCCGCCGACGATCCGATGAACGAGACGTAGTTCGTGGAATCCACACGCTGCGGCTGCTCCTCAAACGCAATCCGCGTACTCTTGAAATAGCCCAGCGACATCAGGTCCGCATAGGCCCGGTTGACCTGCGACGAGTTGTAGATGTAGTTCGGGTAGAGCGGGACCGTCTGACGCAACACCCGCGGCCGCAGGTTCGGACGTTTTTCGTAGATGATGTTCAGACCCCGGTAGTAGGTCGTATCCAGCCGCGAGAAGAGTGTCGTATCGTTCCGGAGCTCCGTCGGGTCGTAGTCCGGGAAGATGTTGATCCGGTCGATGCGGTAGACCATGTTGTTGTCCATCACGGCCTTGCCTCGGGCATCGTAACCCGACAGGTACTGCTTGACGACCACCCGAAGGTCCACCTTCCGGCCTCCGCCCAGCGTATCGGCCAGGTACATGATGTTGTTCACCGAGAAGTTGTAGTAACCCCGGTCCCGCAGGTACTCCGTAATCCGTTCCCGTTCGGCATCCAGCACCGTCACGTCGTAGATCGCCCCCTGCCGGAGCAGCGTCCGCGACGTATCCGGGAGAACGATCTGTTCGAGGAACCGGTCCTGGAATTCGTAGGAAATCGAATCGATCCGGTAAGGGGCGCCCTGATGCGTATGGTAGTAGACCTTCGCCCGTTTGCGACGCGACACGGTGTCGACCCGGAACGAGACCTGCGAATTGAAGAACCCTTTCGAATCCATGTAGACCTTCAGGTTCTCGGCGCTCTTCTGCGTAAGGCTCTGGTCCAGCAGCACCGGGGCTTCGCCGATCTTCCGTTTCCATTCGTTCCAGCGGTTCTCCTTCGCAGGATTGGCCTGTTCGTAGAGCCAGACGTAGAAATTCGTTCCCAGGAAGCGTTTGTTCGGACTCTGGCGCACGTACTTCTCCAGCTCCGAAGCCGGGATCCGCTCCCGGCGCGGAACCGTCCGGTCGGATTCCACCTTCACCTGCTGCACAAGGTAGCTGCCCTCGGGAATATGCCGCGTGACGCTGCACGCCGAGCCCACCAGGCCCAGCAGCGCTGCAACGATTATGCGGCACAGCTTGCCCACGGAGGATCAGTGATTGAAGAAGCCCTTCTCTTTCAACAGCGCAAAATAGGACTCCGAGATGGCCAGGTTGTCCCGCCTCACATAACGCCGTTCGGTGAAGATCTTCGCCAGATTCGGCAGGCCGTTCTCCTCCAGCAGCCGTTTCGTCAGTTCCGACTCCTCGCGTTCGGCCCACAGTTCGTCGATCTCCGCAGTCGTATAGTCCGTGTATTTCTCGTAATGGACCACCGCATCCAACGGAAGGCGGTCGGTCAACCCGGGCGATTCGGCCGGATAGCCCAGCACTACCGTTGTGAGGGGAATAACCCCCTTCGGGAGCTCCAGGATCCGCGAAATGTCACCCGCGGTATAGATCGTCGTGCCGAGGATGCAGATCCCCAGCCCGTGCAGTTCGGCCTCCACGCAGAGATTCTGCGTCGCCAGCCACGCATCCGCCGAGGCGTTCAGGAACCACGCGAAGTTGTCGTAGGCCGGATCGGCGTCGCGCTGTTCGCACCACATCGTAAAACGGTGCACGTCGGCGCACACCGTCACCAGACACGGAGCCTCCAGGACCATCGGCTGGTTGAAATGGCACGGCGAGAGTTTCTCGCGCAACGCCCGGTCACGGGTCACGATCAGCGAATAGAGCTGCATGTTGCCGCACGTCGAAGCCCGCGTGGCGGCTTCAAGGCATTCGCGCAGAACCTCTTCGGGAATCGGCGTCGGGCGGAATTTACGTATCGAACGATGCTTGAAAAGCACACTTTTCATAGATTAGACCTTTAAAAAACACCTTTGTCTTACAAAATATCCGGACTCCGAGACTCTCGGGCGGATATTTTTCACAAAAGTAGCAAAACTTTTAGAAGTTTTACTATTTTTGTACAGGATAAACCGCCGCACAAAGAGGCCCGACCGTGCGCCGTACAATCCGGGAACAACCGCCAGGTCACCGACTTGCCGGGACAAAACAGCCGAAAGGTGCAAACCGAATTTGCAAAATACGAGGGTGCCGGAAACGACTTCATCCTCATCGACAACCGCAACGGCGTCTTCACGCCCGAGCCCGGCTTGATCGCCCGGTTGTGCGACCGCCACTTCGGAATCGGAGCCGACGGAGTGATGACCCTGGCCCACAGTGCCGAAATCGACTGCTCGATGCGCTACTACAACGCCGACGGATCGGAAGGCGAAATGTGCGGCAACGGCGCCCGATGTTTCACGCTCTTCGCCGAACACCTCGGAATCGGAGGCGAAACCAAATTCTTCGACGCCGCAGACGGACTCCACACCGCCCGCATTCTCCGCACGAAGGGGCTCACCGGAGAGATCGAACTCGGCATGATTGCCGTCCGTGAGATTCACGAAGGCGACAGCTGGTGGTTCCTCAATACGGGAGTGCCCCATTACGTCGAGTTCGTCGACAACCTCGATTCGGTCGATGTCGTGGGTTGCGGCCGCACGATCCGCTACGACACGGCTCGTTTCCCGCAAGGTACGAACGTCAATTTCGTCCAGGTCACCGGGAAGGGCGCCATCCGG from uncultured Alistipes sp. carries:
- a CDS encoding BamA/TamA family outer membrane protein, with the translated sequence MKTRLNRIRGVLTAVGLLLLGACSTTRRIPEGEVLYTGVKHFRILPDSGVVLSAEAESAAREPLSVAPNNPLYSPYLRTPFPTGLWAWNYCYTPREKGFKYWFYKRLAKEPVLLSRVQPAVRTRVAEQALENHGYFGSRISDSLRYRKHGRKAKVDYTLRIARPWYYGSVEYPKVNPTMEPLIDSLRATSLIRSGAQYNLDTLTAEQQRITGILRNRGYYYFRPEYLEYLADTTQRRQQVDLRLNLKPNLPATALKPYRVGDVTVRLRNLQPGPVDTLRIRNATVFAQQPMKIRPRLLARTLTLEPGELFTVEAQNRTQTELNKLGIFRSVSLSVTPLDSLRGGDSLDVAIDARFDYPLEVALETDVTSKSNSFIGPGIALKVSNNNLFRGGEVLDVKLNGSYEWQTGNKNSGGRSSRLNSYELGLNANLNLPRLLLPREWVRRMRYPGSTSFQLGVDLMNRPRFFHLIAFSGSAGYNFQTSPYSHHALTVFKLTYNRLLHTTASFDQTMEENPSIAMSFRNQFVPSISYTYTFDKTYGATGNRRFYWQNSLTSAGNLLAGILRACGERQPQLLFGNQFSQFVKEVSEVKFYHRIGRRNNWLATRFLVGVGYAYGNSEVMPYSEQFYIGGANSIRAFTVRSIGPGSYRPPADDSDGYLDQTGDFKLEANIEYRFGIMGRLNGAVFLDAGNVWLLKNDPKRPGAELKWKGLLNEIALGTGFGLRYDISYLVIRADLGIGIHTPYPNPDKRGYYNISSFRDGLGFHLAIGYPF
- a CDS encoding BamA/TamA family outer membrane protein is translated as MGKLCRIIVAALLGLVGSACSVTRHIPEGSYLVQQVKVESDRTVPRRERIPASELEKYVRQSPNKRFLGTNFYVWLYEQANPAKENRWNEWKRKIGEAPVLLDQSLTQKSAENLKVYMDSKGFFNSQVSFRVDTVSRRKRAKVYYHTHQGAPYRIDSISYEFQDRFLEQIVLPDTSRTLLRQGAIYDVTVLDAERERITEYLRDRGYYNFSVNNIMYLADTLGGGRKVDLRVVVKQYLSGYDARGKAVMDNNMVYRIDRINIFPDYDPTELRNDTTLFSRLDTTYYRGLNIIYEKRPNLRPRVLRQTVPLYPNYIYNSSQVNRAYADLMSLGYFKSTRIAFEEQPQRVDSTNYVSFIGSSADSTQTTLYTREGYLTCNILCTPTLRQSVKVDLEGSTTSSFYGLKATVGYQNRNIFRGAESFDMSFTAGYEFMKAPDARKKRATEFGITAGLTFPRFLAPWHMRRFRNVNQPRTKIEISVNFQDRPYYARTLSSAGLTYLWTNNRYSSFSLRPIDINVIDMTRPVDPEFLGSTQNKYLINSFSTQFIGGLSFGYSYNNQRKNFGGNATTVRFNGETAGNLIDAVEHAFFSPAAGKDYYTIFGIQYSQYFRTDLSVSRKIMLGDVTALVGHLYGGVAMAYGNSESVPFDRQFYCGGSNGMRGWAPRTLGQGSVANPHNAFPVQTGDVKLEANLELRFPIWGMIHGATFFDVGNIWYIRQNPNEYSDDAVFHFDRFYRQLGFNTGLGLRFDIKFAVLRLDWGIQLHNPNNPAGERWIHNFKWKNTALNFGVGYPF
- a CDS encoding nitroreductase family protein — its product is MKSVLFKHRSIRKFRPTPIPEEVLRECLEAATRASTCGNMQLYSLIVTRDRALREKLSPCHFNQPMVLEAPCLVTVCADVHRFTMWCEQRDADPAYDNFAWFLNASADAWLATQNLCVEAELHGLGICILGTTIYTAGDISRILELPKGVIPLTTVVLGYPAESPGLTDRLPLDAVVHYEKYTDYTTAEIDELWAEREESELTKRLLEENGLPNLAKIFTERRYVRRDNLAISESYFALLKEKGFFNH
- the dapF gene encoding diaminopimelate epimerase produces the protein MQTEFAKYEGAGNDFILIDNRNGVFTPEPGLIARLCDRHFGIGADGVMTLAHSAEIDCSMRYYNADGSEGEMCGNGARCFTLFAEHLGIGGETKFFDAADGLHTARILRTKGLTGEIELGMIAVREIHEGDSWWFLNTGVPHYVEFVDNLDSVDVVGCGRTIRYDTARFPQGTNVNFVQVTGKGAIRIRTYERGVENETLACGTGATAAAIVANFALQPETSRYAVSVPGGTLAVRFSHEPHTQIYTDVRLSGPARRVFEGTFDRENF